In Nilaparvata lugens isolate BPH chromosome 5, ASM1435652v1, whole genome shotgun sequence, the following proteins share a genomic window:
- the LOC120351568 gene encoding uncharacterized protein LOC120351568, translating to MREVWLVWGVLLVGGGLVDPAPGRSPGPPFRAVPKAPRYPRFAPPTQTAINEFLLKEPLKDFEKEIGGSSGTDQDQTSVKYDQDQWNNDYKSFIPDQDQPSVNLDYKSLTADQDSTSIYHGYKSLAVDQDQPSISLDYKTLTVDQDQPSINHGYNSFIPDQDQPLVNPGYKPLAADQDQPSINHGYKSLTVDQEQTSEDQEGVILTADQDQTAELFIKAARTDDLTCTSENYNDIVGSGLV from the exons ATGCGTGAAGTCTGGTTGGTGTGGGGGGTGCTGCTGGTAGGGGGCGGTCTCGTGGACCCCGCCCCGGGGCGGTCTCCGGGGCCCCCTTTCCGAGCGGTCCCCAAGGCGCCACGGTATCCAAGGTTCGCGCCGCCTACCCAAACCGCAATCAACGAGTTTCTCCTAAAAGAACCACTCAAAGATTTCGAAAAAGAGATCGGTGGTAGTAGTGGAACCGACCAGGATCAAACGTCCGTTAAATATGACCAAGATCAGTGGAACAATGACTACAAATCCTTTATCCCCGATCAAGATCAACCTTCGGTTAACCTTGATTACAAATCCTTAACCGCTGATCAAGATTCAACGTCGATCTACCACGGTTACAAATCCTTGGCCGTAGATCAAGACCAACCGTCGATTAGCCTCGATTACAAAACCTTAACCGTAGACCAAGATCAACCGTCGATCAACCACGGTTACAACTCCTTTATCCCAGATCAGGACCAACCGTTGGTCAACCCCGGTTACAAACCCCTAGCCGCCGATCAGGACCAACCATCGATCAACCACGGTTACAAATCCTTAACCGTAGATCAGGAACAAACGTCGGAAGACCAGGAGGGAGTCATCTTAACTGCCGATCAGGACCAAACGGCGGAATTGTTTATCAAG GCAGCaaggaccgacgacttaacgtgtacATCCGAAAATTACAATGATATCGTCGGCTCAGGTCTGGTTTGA